In a genomic window of Allomeiothermus silvanus DSM 9946:
- the metK gene encoding methionine adenosyltransferase — protein MRLVTSESVTEGHPDKLADRISDAILDAILAEDSKARVACETLVTTGLVMVAGEITTEAYVDIPNLVRTTVRDVGYTRAKYGFDGDTCAVLTAIDEQSPDIAGGVNKSYEARVLGSTDLMDQVGAGDQGLMFGYATDETPELMPLPITLAHRLTMRLAESRKSGELPYLRPDGKAQVTVVYEGDKPLYVSTVVVSTQHAEGIDQTEIAADVRSKIIARAIPPQYLTDQTEYLINPSGKFVIGGPHGDTGLTGRKIIVDTYGGAVPHGGGAFSGKDPTKVDRSASYYARYMAKNIVASGLAKRALVELAYAIGKARPVSMRVETMGTGKLSDDAITDIARKVFDARPGAIIEQLKLRRPIYTATSAYGHFGREGFPWEATDRVEALRKEAGL, from the coding sequence TTGCGACTGGTTACATCTGAATCGGTTACCGAAGGACACCCCGACAAACTGGCGGATCGCATCTCGGATGCGATCTTGGATGCCATCTTGGCGGAGGATAGCAAAGCTCGAGTGGCCTGCGAGACCTTGGTCACGACAGGGCTGGTGATGGTAGCGGGGGAGATCACCACCGAAGCCTACGTGGATATCCCCAACCTGGTGCGCACCACCGTGCGCGACGTGGGCTATACCCGTGCTAAATACGGTTTCGACGGCGACACCTGCGCGGTGCTTACCGCCATCGATGAACAGTCCCCGGACATTGCCGGAGGCGTCAACAAGTCCTACGAGGCCCGGGTGCTGGGATCCACCGACCTGATGGATCAGGTAGGCGCAGGCGACCAAGGCCTGATGTTCGGCTACGCCACCGACGAGACGCCCGAACTGATGCCCCTGCCCATCACCCTGGCGCACCGCCTGACCATGCGCCTAGCCGAGTCGCGCAAAAGCGGCGAACTGCCCTATCTGCGCCCCGATGGCAAGGCCCAGGTTACCGTGGTCTACGAGGGCGACAAACCCCTCTACGTAAGCACGGTGGTGGTTTCTACCCAGCACGCCGAGGGCATCGACCAGACCGAGATCGCCGCCGACGTGCGCTCCAAGATCATCGCCCGGGCTATTCCCCCCCAGTACCTCACCGACCAGACCGAGTACCTCATCAACCCCTCGGGCAAGTTCGTGATCGGCGGCCCTCACGGCGACACCGGGCTCACCGGACGCAAGATCATCGTGGATACTTACGGTGGGGCGGTTCCCCATGGGGGCGGGGCCTTCAGCGGTAAGGATCCCACTAAGGTGGACCGCTCGGCTAGCTACTACGCCCGCTACATGGCCAAGAATATCGTGGCCTCGGGGTTGGCGAAGCGGGCTTTGGTCGAACTGGCTTACGCTATCGGCAAGGCCCGCCCGGTGAGTATGCGGGTCGAGACCATGGGCACCGGCAAGCTCTCCGACGATGCGATCACGGATATAGCCCGCAAGGTCTTTGACGCCCGCCCTGGCGCGATTATCGAGCAGCTCAAGCTACGGCGGCCCATTTACACGGCTACCAGCGCCTACGGGCACTTTGGCCGGGAAGGCTTCCCCTGGGAGGCCACGGACCGGGTGGAGGCTTTGCGCAAAGAGGCCGGGCTGTAG
- a CDS encoding GAF domain-containing protein has product MFVARLVDVPSSSPCNRSSLRRHLLELLRRWMNSADVEALLQEALRGALELIPQADAGSVLVRDQAGYRYAGLAGFEGVRFSLEQAMAGYGGSMEEALQAHARVYRMEQHSSGPQQLDTAMADLHWRLVVPIPFEGRVEALLNLDRSSSEPFSPEALELAEELGKSLEVALSSLRDRERLRQRLQREEALSRVLASLAGFTDAEALWASLPQLVADFMPVALASALRREGEALRVVSSLRSEPPVGYLLPRGKGISWQALEKRRVLFAPCSDPAAHRLEVPRPERYYAAFVPLFDPQGEPLGVLAFHNEHPFAADDEALLRALAQGVGNALSKLEAQSRELVRLGTLAQATRALGPARSAEEVYRRTVEEALRQTGAVSAILSRLNLGESSLEVVAAAGLGAERAVGLRFYHGQGVAWEVYRNRAPLFIPDISKIATAQFASGKRSAGAYLGVPLSDPEGQFIGVLSVDTAGGDPHRVGQLGPGDRYILEVLAEVAGVAISRLSALEQSQRQAADYRSLVQMSAEIELMSHPHDIARRALETLLELTGFEAGGLFQLEVDPSGEGSLIPVVGVGQYPERYLSLYRTSPIRLGRGVLGKALLEGTLVIPDYQTWPHAPSEYRSSGIRSVMAVRLTQGDRSVGVLALGTFTQPRMVSQEHLALLVSVARRLERALERAAHLEEITRTREAALRALGLGLELRDLETKGHTDRVVALSVALRERLGFADLEGLRLGAYLHDLGKLAVPDEVLQKNSPLSTGEWRVMKTHPEIGYEMLRELSFLPEVALNVVRYHHERSDGSGYPLGLRGEEIPLEARIFAVVDIYDALSHARPYKPAWPLHAVRRELESQAGKTLDAEVVRAFIDLLAQPA; this is encoded by the coding sequence ATGTTTGTGGCTAGACTTGTGGATGTGCCGTCTTCTTCACCGTGTAACAGAAGCAGCCTTCGCCGGCACTTGCTCGAGCTGCTGCGGCGTTGGATGAACTCCGCAGATGTGGAGGCACTCCTACAGGAGGCCTTACGCGGGGCCCTCGAGCTGATCCCGCAAGCCGATGCGGGCAGCGTCTTGGTGCGAGATCAGGCGGGCTACCGCTACGCTGGCTTGGCCGGTTTTGAGGGGGTCCGCTTCTCCCTCGAGCAGGCCATGGCTGGGTACGGTGGCAGCATGGAGGAGGCCTTACAGGCCCACGCCCGCGTCTATCGGATGGAGCAGCACTCTTCCGGTCCGCAGCAGCTCGATACCGCTATGGCTGATCTTCACTGGAGGTTGGTGGTGCCCATCCCCTTCGAGGGGAGGGTTGAGGCCCTCCTCAACCTCGACCGCAGCAGCTCCGAGCCCTTCTCGCCAGAGGCGCTCGAGCTGGCCGAAGAGTTGGGCAAGAGCTTGGAGGTAGCGCTATCATCCTTGCGCGATCGGGAGCGCTTGCGCCAACGCCTCCAGCGCGAAGAGGCCCTCTCTAGGGTGTTGGCCTCGCTCGCCGGTTTCACGGACGCCGAAGCCCTGTGGGCATCCTTGCCGCAGCTTGTCGCCGATTTTATGCCGGTGGCGCTGGCTTCGGCCCTGCGCCGGGAGGGCGAAGCGCTGCGGGTGGTGAGCAGCCTACGCTCGGAGCCTCCGGTGGGCTATCTCCTCCCCAGGGGAAAGGGGATTTCCTGGCAAGCCCTGGAAAAGCGCAGGGTGCTGTTCGCGCCCTGCTCCGACCCCGCTGCCCACCGGCTCGAGGTGCCCCGACCCGAGCGCTACTACGCGGCCTTCGTTCCCCTTTTTGACCCTCAAGGTGAGCCGCTGGGGGTGCTGGCTTTCCATAACGAGCATCCCTTTGCTGCCGATGATGAAGCGTTGCTGAGGGCGCTGGCCCAAGGGGTGGGCAACGCCCTCTCCAAGCTCGAGGCCCAATCCCGCGAGCTGGTGCGCTTAGGCACCTTGGCCCAGGCCACCCGGGCGCTGGGGCCTGCTCGGAGCGCCGAAGAGGTCTACCGGCGCACGGTGGAGGAAGCCCTGCGCCAGACCGGGGCGGTCTCGGCTATCCTCAGCCGCCTGAACCTGGGCGAGTCCAGCCTGGAGGTGGTGGCGGCGGCAGGGCTTGGGGCCGAGCGGGCGGTGGGGCTGCGCTTCTACCACGGTCAGGGGGTGGCCTGGGAGGTGTACCGCAACCGGGCACCCCTTTTCATCCCCGATATATCCAAAATCGCAACCGCACAGTTCGCCTCCGGCAAGCGCAGCGCCGGAGCCTACCTAGGGGTGCCCCTCTCGGACCCGGAAGGGCAGTTCATCGGGGTGCTCTCGGTGGACACAGCGGGCGGCGACCCGCATCGGGTCGGTCAGCTTGGCCCTGGCGATCGCTATATCCTGGAGGTGCTGGCTGAGGTAGCGGGGGTGGCTATTTCGCGCTTGTCAGCCCTTGAGCAGTCTCAGCGCCAAGCCGCAGATTACCGCTCGCTGGTGCAGATGTCCGCCGAGATCGAGCTGATGTCGCATCCTCACGACATCGCCCGCCGTGCGCTGGAGACCTTACTTGAACTCACCGGGTTTGAAGCCGGAGGACTCTTTCAGCTCGAGGTGGATCCAAGCGGGGAGGGCTCGCTCATCCCGGTGGTGGGGGTGGGGCAGTACCCCGAACGTTACTTGAGCCTGTATCGCACCTCGCCGATTCGCCTCGGGCGAGGGGTTTTGGGTAAAGCCCTGCTGGAGGGGACCTTGGTGATTCCCGACTACCAGACCTGGCCCCATGCCCCGTCCGAGTACCGAAGCAGCGGAATTCGTTCGGTGATGGCGGTTCGTCTTACCCAGGGTGACCGCTCGGTAGGGGTATTGGCTTTGGGGACGTTCACCCAACCCCGTATGGTTTCGCAGGAGCACCTTGCGCTGTTGGTATCCGTTGCACGGCGTCTGGAACGGGCTTTGGAGCGGGCGGCGCACCTCGAGGAGATCACCCGTACCCGCGAGGCCGCGTTGCGCGCGTTGGGGTTGGGGCTCGAGCTGCGTGACCTCGAGACCAAAGGCCATACCGACCGGGTGGTGGCCCTCAGCGTAGCCCTGAGGGAGCGATTGGGGTTTGCCGACCTGGAGGGCCTGCGGCTGGGCGCTTACTTGCACGATCTGGGCAAATTGGCCGTCCCCGACGAGGTGTTGCAGAAAAACAGCCCCTTGAGCACAGGAGAGTGGCGGGTGATGAAAACCCATCCCGAGATCGGCTACGAGATGCTGCGAGAACTCTCCTTCTTGCCCGAGGTTGCCCTCAACGTGGTGCGCTACCATCACGAGCGCTCGGACGGTTCCGGCTATCCGCTGGGGCTACGCGGCGAGGAGATCCCCCTTGAGGCCCGCATCTTTGCCGTGGTGGATATCTACGATGCTCTCTCTCACGCCCGCCCCTACAAACCTGCCTGGCCCCTCCACGCAGTACGCCGCGAGCTGGAAAGCCAAGCCGGTAAAACCCTCGATGCCGAGGTGGTACGGGCTTTCATAGACCTCCTGGCGCAGCCCGCATGA
- a CDS encoding DUF4032 domain-containing protein: MRVAEQQAQAEAERLAHRVFFYDLLHRLRREPNGLLPFHVVSRLRPKGEHYLGMRPIEVDKIIGSVDRYDDFDAQFLPKEPYTVERWTRLRTAQLEGVELPPIQVYKVGETYFVKDGNHRVALAKAENQTYIDAEVIELEVPVALEPGDTLKDVILKGEYAEFLNRTKLDQLRPGHEEIRFSVPGRYDKLLEHIRTRQYFKGLEEKRSVSWEEAVADWYDTLYLPTVREIREQGILQNFPGRTEADLYLWVMDHRYYLSQAQGHAVGAEEATASYRERFAKGPLGRFLEGVSRFFRRLSLQPGG, from the coding sequence ATGAGGGTGGCCGAGCAGCAGGCACAAGCTGAAGCCGAACGCCTGGCCCACCGGGTGTTTTTCTATGATCTCCTGCACCGGCTGCGGAGGGAGCCCAATGGGCTGTTGCCTTTTCACGTAGTGAGCCGCCTGCGGCCCAAGGGCGAGCATTATCTGGGTATGCGTCCCATCGAGGTCGACAAGATCATCGGCTCGGTGGATCGCTATGACGATTTTGACGCCCAGTTCTTACCCAAAGAGCCCTACACCGTAGAGCGCTGGACCCGCTTGCGTACGGCGCAACTGGAAGGGGTGGAGCTTCCCCCCATCCAGGTGTACAAAGTGGGGGAGACGTACTTCGTGAAGGATGGAAACCACCGCGTTGCCTTGGCCAAGGCCGAGAACCAAACCTACATCGACGCGGAGGTGATCGAACTCGAGGTGCCGGTGGCGCTCGAGCCCGGCGATACCCTCAAGGACGTGATCTTGAAGGGGGAGTACGCCGAGTTCCTGAACCGTACCAAGCTGGATCAGCTGCGTCCAGGTCATGAAGAGATCCGCTTTAGCGTACCTGGGCGGTACGACAAGCTCCTCGAGCACATCCGCACCCGGCAGTACTTCAAGGGGCTCGAGGAGAAGCGCTCAGTTTCCTGGGAGGAGGCTGTGGCTGACTGGTACGACACCCTCTACCTGCCCACCGTGCGGGAGATCCGCGAGCAGGGGATTTTGCAGAACTTTCCCGGACGCACCGAGGCCGACCTCTACTTGTGGGTGATGGACCACCGTTACTATCTCTCGCAGGCCCAAGGCCATGCGGTGGGAGCCGAGGAGGCCACCGCTTCGTACCGCGAGCGCTTCGCCAAGGGACCGCTGGGGCGTTTTCTAGAGGGGGTAAGCAGGTTTTTTCGCCGTCTTAGTCTCCAACCAGGAGGGTGA
- a CDS encoding DUF4127 family protein: MRLAGWFRGVLAGVGLLTGLALADGGAVYLPLDNRPPSWAPCTWGIALCPPPEVYAGRAGADPEQLERWLLSTSGSILVASLDALAYGGLVQSRQSTLSAEEALSRLKTVITWKLKNGGAVYAFGIIPRHPDAKDRARNLAVLRRVQEWPEALQEGSYFEVPWDDALPGSPAIEEAGTLSLPTRPGADEAGQLMLLRALNPGLRVRVLYDDPAAARTVLRYDGIPLEDSIARQVRSAGAFLVEQNPDLILLAYSGKNPQKAVLLVQSNLGQAPVAIADIAQVNRGDPKLIDYLLRLRLYPRLAAYTCWGTPANNLGSALSQGGLFLRDPQSRQARLAENYLQYLYGQVGRPWVRERFPEPLREEAARYLFDRLKQEPLPFMLGTQLELTGISFPWKRTFEAAFSYQLVPVSLTQGQR; the protein is encoded by the coding sequence ATGCGCTTAGCTGGCTGGTTTCGCGGGGTACTGGCAGGGGTGGGCCTGCTCACGGGGCTGGCGCTGGCTGATGGCGGCGCGGTCTACCTGCCCCTCGACAACCGTCCGCCGAGCTGGGCCCCGTGTACCTGGGGCATCGCCCTCTGTCCCCCGCCCGAGGTGTACGCAGGGCGCGCAGGAGCTGACCCCGAACAGCTAGAGCGGTGGCTTTTAAGCACTTCAGGGAGCATCCTGGTGGCTAGTTTGGACGCTTTGGCCTACGGCGGCTTGGTGCAAAGCCGCCAGTCCACCCTGAGCGCTGAGGAAGCGCTCTCGAGACTCAAGACGGTCATCACCTGGAAGCTCAAGAATGGCGGGGCAGTGTATGCATTTGGCATCATCCCTCGCCACCCTGACGCCAAGGACCGCGCGCGCAACCTGGCGGTACTGCGTAGGGTGCAGGAGTGGCCCGAGGCGCTGCAGGAGGGGAGCTACTTCGAAGTTCCCTGGGACGACGCCTTACCCGGTTCCCCGGCCATTGAGGAGGCGGGGACGCTCAGCCTCCCCACCCGCCCTGGGGCCGACGAGGCCGGGCAACTAATGCTGCTGCGGGCCTTGAACCCCGGTCTGCGGGTGCGGGTGCTCTACGACGATCCCGCCGCTGCCCGGACAGTCCTCCGCTACGACGGGATCCCGCTCGAGGACAGCATCGCCCGCCAGGTACGCTCCGCCGGGGCCTTTCTGGTAGAACAAAACCCGGACCTGATCCTGCTGGCCTATAGCGGCAAAAACCCCCAAAAAGCGGTCTTGTTGGTGCAGAGCAACTTAGGCCAAGCCCCGGTAGCCATTGCCGATATCGCCCAAGTCAACCGCGGAGACCCAAAGCTGATCGACTACCTGTTGCGCCTGCGCCTATACCCCAGGCTGGCCGCCTATACCTGCTGGGGTACCCCAGCCAACAACTTAGGCAGCGCCCTATCCCAAGGCGGCCTCTTCTTGCGCGACCCCCAATCCCGCCAAGCCCGGCTGGCGGAAAACTATCTGCAATATCTATACGGCCAGGTAGGCCGCCCCTGGGTGCGCGAGCGCTTCCCCGAGCCCTTGCGGGAGGAAGCCGCCCGTTACCTTTTCGACCGCCTCAAACAGGAGCCGCTTCCTTTTATGCTGGGCACCCAGCTCGAGCTGACCGGCATCTCTTTCCCCTGGAAACGCACCTTCGAAGCAGCGTTCAGTTATCAACTCGTCCCGGTGAGTTTGACTCAGGGGCAGCGGTAA
- a CDS encoding GntR family transcriptional regulator, with protein sequence MTEFQRPRSVREAAYAHLREAILGGRLVPGERISEPGLAETLGISRTPVREALQRLAQEGLVELVPAKGARVRVLRPEEVREVYEVRALLEAEAARLAARHASLDELSHLAGLLAALDSIPRECYLEQMQVDFEFHTRLVEAAHNRTLARIYGDLRSSLALVRSFQQTLSQHPKTRQQHQNILHALRQRDPEQAALAAREHVLYFRDIVTRAIKEPSWT encoded by the coding sequence GTGACCGAGTTCCAACGCCCCCGGTCGGTGCGAGAAGCCGCCTATGCGCATTTACGCGAGGCCATCCTGGGAGGCCGGTTGGTTCCTGGCGAGCGCATCTCCGAGCCTGGCCTGGCCGAGACTTTAGGCATTAGCCGTACCCCGGTGCGTGAAGCCCTGCAACGGCTGGCGCAGGAAGGGCTGGTAGAACTTGTCCCGGCCAAGGGAGCCCGGGTGCGGGTTTTACGCCCGGAGGAAGTCCGTGAGGTCTACGAAGTGCGGGCCTTGCTCGAGGCTGAGGCCGCCCGGCTTGCAGCCCGGCACGCCAGCCTGGACGAGCTTTCGCACCTTGCAGGTTTGCTCGCAGCCCTCGATAGCATCCCGCGGGAGTGCTACCTCGAGCAGATGCAGGTGGACTTCGAGTTTCACACCCGCTTAGTTGAGGCTGCGCACAACCGCACTTTGGCCCGCATCTATGGGGACCTGCGCTCGAGCTTGGCCTTGGTGCGCTCCTTTCAGCAGACCCTTTCGCAGCACCCTAAAACCCGCCAGCAACACCAAAACATCCTGCATGCCCTGCGCCAGCGCGACCCCGAACAAGCAGCTTTAGCGGCCCGTGAACACGTGCTGTACTTCCGCGACATAGTAACCCGCGCCATAAAGGAGCCTTCATGGACCTGA
- a CDS encoding proline dehydrogenase, giving the protein MDLNLSYRSFVLAIAQNPSVKNLVLTRGKGLSRRFVAGDTLEEALKVVEGLERERIHAILDLLGEMVTSEEMARGFQAEIVGLIRALGARPYPRYVSVKLTQLGLDLSEDLAFSLMQGILQEARQADCFVRIDMEDSPRVDATLRVYRRLREEGYTHTGIVLQSYLKRSEKDLEALLPLKPAVRIVKGAYKEPPEVAFQDKRLIDAQYLLLAKKALENGLPTAIATHDPHLIAEMQRWTAEKGISKEGFEFQLLYGVRRDEQRRLAAEGYTVRAYVPYGTDWYPYLSRRIAERPENLLFVARSLVQG; this is encoded by the coding sequence ATGGACCTGAACCTAAGCTACCGCTCGTTTGTGCTAGCTATCGCACAAAACCCCAGCGTGAAAAACCTGGTGCTGACCCGTGGTAAGGGGCTTTCCCGCCGCTTCGTGGCAGGGGATACCCTGGAAGAAGCCCTGAAAGTGGTGGAGGGGCTCGAGCGTGAGCGCATTCATGCCATCCTTGACCTACTGGGGGAGATGGTGACCTCAGAAGAGATGGCTCGAGGCTTCCAAGCAGAGATCGTCGGATTGATCCGGGCCTTGGGGGCTCGACCTTACCCGCGCTATGTGTCCGTGAAGCTCACCCAGCTAGGTCTGGACCTCTCCGAAGACCTAGCTTTTTCCTTGATGCAGGGGATTTTGCAAGAAGCCCGCCAAGCAGATTGCTTCGTGCGCATAGACATGGAGGATTCCCCCCGGGTGGACGCTACCTTACGGGTCTACCGGCGGCTGCGCGAGGAGGGATATACCCATACCGGGATCGTGCTGCAAAGCTACCTCAAGCGTAGCGAGAAGGACCTCGAGGCCCTGCTGCCCCTGAAGCCTGCCGTGCGGATCGTCAAAGGGGCCTATAAGGAGCCCCCCGAGGTAGCCTTCCAGGACAAGCGCCTTATCGACGCGCAATACCTGCTGTTGGCCAAAAAGGCCTTGGAAAACGGCCTGCCTACCGCCATCGCCACCCACGACCCCCACCTTATCGCAGAGATGCAGCGCTGGACCGCCGAGAAAGGCATCAGCAAGGAAGGCTTCGAGTTCCAACTGCTGTATGGGGTGCGCCGGGACGAACAGCGTCGGCTCGCCGCTGAGGGCTATACCGTGCGGGCTTACGTGCCCTATGGCACCGACTGGTATCCCTATCTCTCCCGCCGCATCGCCGAGCGACCCGAGAATCTGCTGTTTGTGGCCCGAAGCCTGGTGCAGGGGTAG
- a CDS encoding ACT domain-containing protein, translated as MSPGQTLRLLEGSYAVGQLEPSSPIPSWAEGEGFVSISRTKEELSVVCREDRVPRTVKTERGWRCLEFQGPFDFSLSGILASVLGPLAEARIGIFAVSTYNTDYLLVKERDLSRAVETLERAGHTIARTSNAKT; from the coding sequence ATGAGCCCGGGTCAAACCCTTCGCCTGCTCGAGGGTTCGTATGCCGTGGGCCAGCTCGAGCCCTCCTCCCCCATCCCGAGCTGGGCCGAGGGCGAAGGTTTCGTGAGCATCAGCCGCACGAAGGAGGAGCTTTCGGTGGTGTGCCGGGAGGACCGGGTTCCCCGCACCGTCAAAACCGAGCGCGGCTGGCGCTGCTTGGAGTTCCAAGGCCCCTTCGACTTTTCCCTGAGCGGGATCCTGGCTTCGGTGCTCGGCCCCCTGGCCGAGGCCAGGATCGGGATCTTCGCGGTTTCGACCTATAACACCGATTATCTGCTGGTGAAAGAGCGCGATCTAAGCAGAGCAGTGGAGACCCTCGAGCGAGCCGGACACACCATAGCCCGTACGTCGAACGCAAAGACGTAG
- the pruA gene encoding L-glutamate gamma-semialdehyde dehydrogenase, with translation MTVEPYRPQPIETFQTPEKRQEMIRALAEVRQQFGRHYPLIIGGEKVQTQAAIPSTNPSNPAEVVGYAAQAGASEADAALEAAWRAFKTWKDWPQEARSRTLLKAAHIMKRRQRELEAWMVYEIGKNWTEAAADVAEAIDFTVYYAQQALKYTAKPPLVAVPGEDNESFYMPLGAGVVIAPWNFPLAILTGMTLGPIAVGNTVVAKPAEDTPVIAAKLFEILEEAGLPAGVANLLPGHGSEVGAYLVSHPKTRFINFTGSLEVGLKINEEAAKLAPGQTWLKRVFLELGGKDAIIVDETADLEAAALGIVQSAYGFQGQKCSACSRLIVLERVHDDLMEQVVERARKLVVGPAEENPDMGPVASEKQEQTVARYIEIGKEEGQCILGGHRLEGSGYFFEPTIFDGVAPQARIAQEEIFGPVLSVIRVPDFDAALEVANGTRFGLTGGVFSRSRERLERARQEFQVGNLYFNRKITGALVGVQPFGGFNLSGTNTKAGGPDYLMNFLHMKSVTERF, from the coding sequence ATGACCGTGGAACCCTACCGCCCCCAACCCATCGAGACTTTCCAGACCCCCGAGAAGCGCCAGGAGATGATCCGGGCTTTGGCCGAGGTGCGCCAGCAGTTTGGGCGCCACTATCCCCTTATCATTGGCGGGGAGAAAGTGCAGACCCAAGCGGCTATCCCCTCCACCAACCCCTCCAACCCCGCCGAGGTGGTGGGCTATGCCGCCCAGGCCGGTGCATCCGAAGCCGACGCGGCTTTAGAGGCCGCCTGGAGGGCTTTCAAGACCTGGAAGGACTGGCCCCAAGAGGCCCGTAGCCGCACGCTTTTGAAGGCCGCGCACATCATGAAGCGCCGCCAGCGCGAACTCGAGGCCTGGATGGTCTACGAGATCGGCAAGAACTGGACCGAAGCCGCTGCCGACGTGGCCGAGGCCATCGACTTTACCGTCTACTACGCCCAGCAAGCCCTGAAATACACCGCCAAACCACCCCTCGTAGCGGTGCCCGGGGAGGACAACGAGAGCTTTTACATGCCGCTAGGGGCAGGGGTGGTAATCGCTCCCTGGAACTTCCCGCTCGCCATCCTCACCGGCATGACCCTAGGGCCCATCGCGGTGGGCAATACCGTCGTTGCCAAACCCGCCGAAGACACCCCGGTGATCGCGGCCAAGCTCTTCGAGATCCTGGAAGAGGCTGGGCTTCCTGCCGGGGTGGCTAACCTCCTCCCCGGCCACGGCAGCGAGGTGGGGGCTTACCTGGTCAGCCACCCCAAAACCCGGTTCATCAACTTCACCGGCTCCTTGGAGGTTGGCCTCAAGATCAACGAGGAGGCCGCCAAGCTGGCGCCAGGGCAGACCTGGCTGAAACGGGTCTTCCTCGAGCTGGGCGGCAAGGATGCCATCATCGTAGATGAGACCGCTGACCTCGAGGCCGCCGCTTTAGGCATCGTGCAAAGCGCCTATGGCTTCCAAGGGCAAAAGTGTTCGGCCTGCTCCCGCTTGATCGTGCTGGAGCGGGTACACGACGACCTGATGGAGCAGGTGGTGGAGCGCGCCCGCAAGCTGGTGGTGGGTCCCGCCGAGGAAAACCCCGATATGGGGCCGGTGGCGAGCGAAAAGCAGGAGCAGACCGTAGCCAGGTATATCGAAATTGGCAAAGAAGAAGGCCAGTGCATTCTGGGCGGCCATCGCCTGGAGGGAAGCGGCTACTTCTTCGAGCCCACCATCTTCGACGGGGTAGCTCCCCAGGCCCGCATCGCCCAGGAGGAAATCTTCGGCCCGGTGCTTTCGGTGATCCGGGTGCCCGACTTCGATGCGGCTTTGGAAGTTGCCAACGGGACCCGCTTTGGGCTTACCGGCGGGGTGTTCTCCCGCAGCCGCGAGCGGCTCGAGCGGGCCCGCCAGGAGTTTCAGGTGGGCAACCTCTACTTCAACCGCAAGATCACCGGGGCGTTGGTGGGGGTGCAGCCCTTTGGCGGGTTCAACCTCTCGGGGACCAATACCAAAGCTGGGGGGCCCGACTATCTGATGAACTTCCTGCACATGAAGTCGGTCACCGAGCGGTTCTAG
- a CDS encoding HD domain-containing protein produces MKRRLKRLVKAFVPRLARPDDAWALSRLSRAEARLFLAMDVRDRDHAVKVAQKLLERYPQAPDYAVRAALLHDFGKALRPYRAMERILTGLYAPKVAVRPLRGGIYGAWQVRRHHPLYAAERIEDPQVAQIVKEHHRPQSLWAQRLHEVDEEY; encoded by the coding sequence GTGAAACGCCGCCTCAAGCGCCTGGTCAAGGCGTTCGTGCCCCGCCTGGCTCGCCCTGACGATGCCTGGGCGCTGTCCAGGTTGAGCCGCGCCGAGGCCCGGTTATTCTTAGCGATGGATGTGCGGGACCGCGATCATGCGGTCAAGGTGGCGCAAAAGTTGCTCGAGCGCTATCCCCAGGCCCCCGACTACGCGGTGCGGGCTGCTCTCTTGCACGACTTCGGCAAAGCCCTACGGCCCTACCGGGCTATGGAGCGCATCCTCACGGGCCTCTACGCCCCCAAGGTTGCGGTAAGGCCATTACGGGGTGGAATCTATGGGGCCTGGCAGGTGCGCAGGCATCACCCCCTGTACGCCGCAGAGCGGATTGAAGACCCCCAGGTAGCCCAGATCGTGAAGGAGCACCACCGCCCGCAAAGCCTATGGGCCCAGCGGCTACACGAGGTGGACGAGGAGTATTGA
- a CDS encoding IS982 family transposase, translating to MVFIAMRNHPRYQHSLEELFLRVFILVDDWLKANQERFRLPVQANQVASYSELFTIALVGELLAQPYESVWYWLVRQNHRGLFPRLPEYSRYHRIVRNAEPLWAELAQSLAAKEDEDWGIEVIDTKPLPIAKGKRWEWAKMPEASKGFSTMGMVWGFKLHAVVSLGGLFRRWAFVPAHAHESRVVEGLLGRATLGDRAYVGTGVYCPSRKNMKRQTFWPRALSRLRKRIETSFSSLVRSLHLHVGQVKTFWSLRARVNLKIAAHNLMHSGVLV from the coding sequence ATGGTCTTCATTGCTATGAGAAACCATCCCCGCTATCAGCATAGCCTGGAGGAACTGTTTTTGAGGGTCTTCATCCTGGTCGATGACTGGCTCAAAGCCAACCAGGAGCGCTTCAGGCTACCGGTGCAAGCCAACCAGGTGGCCAGCTACAGCGAGTTATTCACCATAGCCCTGGTAGGTGAACTGTTGGCCCAACCCTACGAGTCGGTGTGGTACTGGCTGGTGCGTCAGAATCATCGGGGCTTGTTCCCGCGACTACCCGAGTACAGCCGTTACCATCGGATCGTGCGCAATGCGGAGCCCCTATGGGCCGAGCTCGCTCAATCGCTAGCCGCCAAGGAGGATGAGGATTGGGGGATTGAGGTCATCGACACCAAGCCCCTCCCCATCGCCAAGGGTAAGCGTTGGGAATGGGCCAAGATGCCCGAGGCCAGCAAGGGCTTCAGCACCATGGGGATGGTCTGGGGCTTTAAGCTGCACGCGGTGGTGAGCCTGGGGGGGCTGTTCCGACGTTGGGCCTTTGTGCCTGCGCACGCGCACGAGAGCCGTGTGGTCGAGGGACTGCTTGGGAGGGCCACGCTAGGGGACAGGGCTTACGTAGGCACGGGGGTGTACTGTCCCAGCCGCAAGAACATGAAGCGCCAGACCTTCTGGCCCAGGGCTTTATCCAGGCTGCGTAAACGCATCGAGACCAGTTTCAGTTCCCTGGTCCGCTCGCTTCACCTGCACGTGGGGCAGGTCAAGACCTTCTGGTCTTTACGAGCCAGGGTCAACCTCAAAATCGCTGCCCACAACCTCATGCACTCAGGTGTGTTGGTCTGA